One stretch of Euphorbia lathyris chromosome 7, ddEupLath1.1, whole genome shotgun sequence DNA includes these proteins:
- the LOC136201505 gene encoding ras-related protein RABC1 has product MDPSSSQPEFDYLFKLLMIGDSGVGKSSLLLSFTSDTFEDLSPTIGVDFKVKHVTIGGKKLKLAIWDTAGQERFRTLTSSYYRGAQGIIMVYDVTRRDTFTNLSDIWAKEIDLYSTNQDCIKMLVGNKLDKESERVVTKKEGINFAREYGCLFLECSAKTRVNVEQCFEELVLKILETPSLLAEGSSGVKKNIFKQKPPQDAASSSCCSW; this is encoded by the exons ATGGACCCTTCTTCGAGTCAACCGGAGTTTGACTATTTATTCAAGTTGTTAATGATTGGGGATTCTGGCGTGGGGAAGAGTAGTCTGCTTTTGAGTTTCACTTCCGACACTTTTGAGGATCTCTCTCCTACCATAG GTGTGGATTTTAAGGTAAAGCACGTTACCATAGGTGGGAAAAAGTTGAAACTTGCTATCTGGGACACAG CTGGACAGGAGAGATTTAGAACACTTACTAGTTCATATTACAGAGGAGCTCAAGGAATCATTATGG TATATGATGTAACAAGGCGAGATACATTTACAAATCTATCTGATATATGGGCGAAAGAGATTGATTTATATTCAACGAATCAGGATTGCATCAAGATGCTTGTTGGCAACAAACTTGACAAG GAAAGTGAAAGGGTTGTCACCAAAAAAGAGGGAATCAACTTTGCCAGGGAATATGGATGCCTATTTCTTGAATGTAGTGCAAAAACTCGAGTCAATGTGGAGCAATGTTTTGAGGAGCTTGTTTTAAAG ATTTTAGAGACGCCTAGTCTGTTGGCTGAAGGGTCAAGTGGTGTGAAGAAGAACATTTTCAAACAGAAGCCTCCGCAGGATGCTGCAAGTAGTAGCTGCTGTTCCTGGTGA